A DNA window from Methylocystis heyeri contains the following coding sequences:
- a CDS encoding alpha/beta hydrolase has protein sequence MKLIKGAATTALLLYLSALLGLALFQRSLIYNPGSAIVSPAQAGLALTQTLRLSSKDGQELIAWFEPPRDGRPLILYFHGKGGILADRQERFRLLTGSGYGLLALSYRGYGGSTGAPTEEGLLLDAEAAYAEAVRRGFAGPRLVIMGESLGTGVATIMASRHEAAALVLDAPFLSALDVAEGRYPIFPVNIVMKDQFRSDLAIGSVHMPVLMMHGEADTVIPIDSARRLFALAREPKEFIDAPEGKHLVLLQPGVYPRFAAFIDAATKR, from the coding sequence ATGAAGCTGATCAAGGGCGCGGCGACGACGGCTCTGTTGCTCTATCTCTCGGCCCTGCTCGGGCTCGCGCTGTTCCAGCGCAGCCTGATCTATAATCCCGGCTCGGCGATCGTCTCGCCTGCGCAGGCGGGACTCGCCCTAACCCAAACCCTGCGTCTTTCCAGCAAGGACGGCCAGGAGTTGATCGCCTGGTTCGAGCCGCCCAGAGATGGGCGTCCGCTGATCCTTTATTTCCATGGCAAGGGCGGCATATTGGCCGATCGGCAGGAGCGTTTCCGTCTGCTGACGGGGAGCGGCTACGGACTTCTCGCTTTGTCCTACCGCGGCTATGGCGGCTCCACCGGGGCGCCCACCGAAGAAGGCCTTCTGCTCGACGCCGAAGCGGCCTATGCCGAGGCGGTCCGGCGCGGCTTCGCCGGGCCGCGGCTCGTCATCATGGGCGAGTCGCTCGGGACCGGCGTCGCCACCATCATGGCCTCGCGCCATGAGGCGGCGGCGCTGGTGCTGGACGCGCCCTTTCTCTCGGCGCTGGATGTCGCGGAAGGCCGCTATCCGATTTTCCCGGTGAACATCGTCATGAAAGACCAGTTCCGCTCCGATCTCGCCATTGGGTCGGTCCATATGCCGGTCCTGATGATGCATGGCGAGGCCGACACGGTCATCCCGATCGACTCGGCGCGTCGGCTGTTCGCGCTGGCGCGTGAACCCAAAGAATTCATCGACGCGCCGGAGGGCAAGCATCTGGTGCTGCTTCAGCCGGGCGTTTACCCGCGCTTCGCAGCTTTTATCGACGCCGCGACGAAACGGTGA
- the lysA gene encoding diaminopimelate decarboxylase — protein sequence MHHFDYRNGVLHAEDVSAPALAESVGTPFYCYSAATIRRHFTVFASAFDGLDALVCYAMKANSNQAVLTLLGSLGAGADVVSGGELARALAAGISPQKITFSGVGKTGPEIRSALEAGILCFNVESEPELRAISAIAVSMGCRAPISLRVNPDVDARTHAKISTGKKENKFGVPLSHAREIYAHAASLPGLRIVGVDMHIGSQLTDLAPFDEAFTLLAELVRDLRAVGHEIEHVDLGGGLGVPYHAGQDPDSYHPERYAEIVRRHFEGLGCKLVFEPGRLIVGNAGILVTSVVYVKHGEAKNFVIVDAGMNDLIRPTLYDAFHEIVPVAEPAAGVRKIVADIVGPVCETGDYLAHGRKMAEPAPGDLLAVLTAGAYGAVQAGTYNSRPLVPEVLVDGDRFAVIRPRESIEALIALDRVPDWLKQG from the coding sequence ATGCATCATTTCGATTACAGGAACGGCGTCCTCCACGCCGAGGACGTCTCTGCGCCCGCTCTGGCTGAAAGCGTGGGCACGCCCTTCTACTGCTATTCGGCCGCCACCATCCGCAGGCATTTCACCGTTTTCGCGTCGGCGTTCGACGGGTTGGACGCGCTGGTCTGCTACGCCATGAAAGCCAACTCCAATCAGGCGGTTCTCACTCTGCTGGGGTCGCTGGGGGCGGGGGCGGATGTCGTCTCTGGCGGCGAACTCGCGCGCGCGCTGGCGGCCGGCATATCGCCGCAGAAGATAACCTTTTCCGGGGTCGGCAAAACCGGACCGGAAATCCGATCCGCGCTCGAAGCGGGGATTCTCTGTTTCAATGTCGAGTCCGAGCCGGAGCTGCGGGCGATTTCCGCCATTGCGGTCTCGATGGGCTGCAGGGCCCCGATTTCCCTGCGGGTGAACCCGGACGTCGACGCGAGGACCCACGCCAAGATTTCGACCGGGAAAAAGGAAAACAAATTCGGCGTGCCCCTGTCTCACGCCCGCGAGATCTACGCCCATGCCGCGAGTTTGCCGGGCTTGCGGATTGTCGGCGTCGACATGCATATCGGCTCCCAGCTCACCGATCTCGCGCCCTTCGACGAAGCCTTCACGCTTCTGGCGGAGCTGGTGCGGGACCTGCGCGCCGTCGGCCATGAAATCGAACATGTCGACCTCGGCGGCGGGCTCGGCGTTCCTTATCATGCCGGCCAGGACCCCGATTCCTACCACCCCGAGCGCTACGCCGAAATCGTGCGCCGGCACTTCGAAGGGCTCGGCTGCAAGCTGGTGTTCGAGCCCGGCAGGCTGATCGTCGGCAACGCCGGAATATTGGTCACCAGCGTCGTCTATGTGAAGCACGGCGAAGCCAAGAATTTCGTCATCGTCGACGCGGGGATGAACGATCTGATCCGGCCGACGCTCTACGACGCCTTCCATGAGATTGTTCCCGTCGCCGAGCCGGCGGCCGGCGTCAGGAAAATCGTCGCGGACATCGTGGGCCCGGTGTGCGAGACCGGCGACTATCTGGCGCATGGGCGCAAGATGGCCGAGCCGGCTCCGGGCGATCTTCTGGCCGTCCTCACCGCCGGAGCCTATGGCGCGGTGCAGGCGGGAACCTATAATTCCCGGCCGCTGGTTCCCGAGGTCCTGGTCGACGGCGACCGCTTTGCGGTCATTCGTCCCCGCGAAAGCATAGAGGCGCTGATCGCGCTCGACCGCGTGCCGGACTGGCTGAAGCAGGGCTGA
- a CDS encoding TspO/MBR family protein: protein MTSRMKRLGALILFLLLVVGGGLAIGILTAPGEWYAGLAKPPFNPPGFVFAPVWTVLYVLIAIAGWRSFEQDRSSAPMKLWWAQLALNFLWSPVFFAAHRIGLAFLVIVALLAAILAFVATCWRKDRPAALLFAPYAAWVGFAAALNGAIWQLNRQ, encoded by the coding sequence ATGACCTCACGGATGAAACGGCTTGGTGCGCTGATCCTGTTCCTGCTTCTCGTTGTCGGCGGCGGCCTCGCCATCGGCATTCTGACGGCGCCGGGCGAATGGTACGCCGGCCTCGCCAAGCCGCCCTTCAACCCGCCAGGCTTTGTGTTCGCCCCGGTCTGGACCGTCCTTTATGTCCTCATCGCCATAGCCGGTTGGCGCAGCTTCGAGCAAGACCGCAGCAGCGCACCGATGAAACTGTGGTGGGCGCAGCTCGCGCTCAATTTCCTGTGGTCGCCTGTTTTCTTCGCCGCTCACCGGATCGGGCTCGCGTTTCTCGTCATAGTAGCGCTGCTCGCCGCCATACTGGCCTTTGTGGCCACATGCTGGCGGAAGGATCGCCCGGCGGCGTTGCTGTTTGCGCCTTACGCGGCCTGGGTGGGTTTCGCCGCCGCGCTGAACGGCGCCATTTGGCAGTTGAACAGACAGTAA
- a CDS encoding quinone oxidoreductase family protein, with the protein MSFEDMDAPRATPDHVVVRVAAAGVNYYDILIRSGIISRDIALPHIGGSDVVGEIAEVGDGVSDWREGDKVIVSPGYPTKPEERGHVPENEASSYFPTGTFERGGFAQFMLVDQRWLLRDNTGLPPEELATMPLALVTAVHAVKTLGQVTPGSRILVQAGASGSGTMAIQVAKAMGAQVITTVSTAAKAEVARRMGADEIVFYKDLDVANAVLEWTGGAGVDAVIDPVGGITLADSLNSLKPRGIVVNFGLTGGAEATIPHLYPFFRSERRLVGSWMGSMEELRFGLDLVRQGRINAALDKTLPLSRGAEAQRQLSAAQVAGKIALLPWA; encoded by the coding sequence TTGAGCTTCGAGGATATGGATGCGCCCCGGGCCACGCCCGATCACGTCGTCGTCAGGGTCGCGGCCGCAGGCGTCAACTACTACGACATCCTGATCCGCTCTGGAATCATAAGCCGCGACATTGCTCTGCCTCATATCGGCGGCAGCGATGTCGTCGGAGAGATCGCAGAGGTCGGCGATGGAGTCTCCGATTGGCGCGAGGGCGACAAGGTCATCGTATCTCCTGGCTATCCGACGAAGCCTGAGGAGCGGGGTCATGTCCCCGAAAACGAAGCGTCGAGCTATTTTCCAACGGGCACCTTCGAGCGCGGCGGCTTTGCTCAATTCATGCTCGTGGATCAACGCTGGCTTCTGCGCGACAATACAGGACTGCCTCCTGAAGAACTCGCGACAATGCCGCTGGCGCTCGTCACCGCGGTCCACGCGGTGAAAACGCTGGGACAGGTCACTCCGGGCAGCCGCATCCTCGTCCAGGCTGGCGCCTCCGGCAGTGGAACCATGGCGATTCAAGTGGCCAAGGCCATGGGAGCTCAAGTCATCACAACGGTCAGCACCGCGGCCAAGGCGGAGGTCGCTCGCCGTATGGGAGCAGACGAGATCGTCTTCTACAAAGATTTAGACGTCGCCAATGCTGTCCTTGAATGGACGGGAGGCGCGGGCGTCGACGCGGTCATAGATCCCGTCGGCGGCATCACGCTGGCGGATAGTCTGAACAGCCTCAAGCCACGCGGCATTGTTGTGAATTTTGGGCTGACGGGAGGCGCCGAAGCTACGATTCCTCACCTTTATCCTTTTTTTCGCAGCGAGCGCCGCTTGGTTGGCTCGTGGATGGGCAGCATGGAAGAGTTACGCTTTGGTCTCGATCTGGTTCGTCAGGGCCGAATCAACGCCGCTCTCGACAAAACACTGCCTCTGAGCCGAGGCGCTGAGGCGCAACGCCAGCTTTCTGCGGCCCAAGTCGCCGGAAAAATCGCACTCCTACCCTGGGCCTGA
- a CDS encoding LysR family transcriptional regulator, with protein sequence MDFRKVDLNLLVALDALLDERSVTRAAERLAMSQPALSNALHRLRGLFADPLFTRGQRGLIPTARALELALPIKGLLRGADELLQPQTFHPAATTTEFKIATTDYMFVTLLVPLIERLQSDGPGIAVTVRSLESPDIPDRLARGELDLAISIPEFSAPHLQSRWLYTDRYVGAMRRHHPLARIRELSIADLCGHPHTLVAPAGGRVSGPVDDALARLGTKRAIRASVPSFLALPYLLACTDLIAVCPERLSRTFGAELVVFEIPLNIPSFDVIAVWHARSHNDAAHRWLRQALAALSSETHKPTE encoded by the coding sequence ATGGATTTCAGGAAGGTCGACCTCAACCTGCTCGTCGCTCTCGATGCTTTGCTGGACGAGCGTAGCGTCACACGCGCCGCCGAACGGCTCGCCATGTCCCAGCCGGCCTTGAGCAATGCGTTGCACCGGCTCAGGGGATTGTTCGCCGATCCGCTCTTTACGCGTGGCCAGCGGGGACTGATTCCGACTGCGCGCGCGCTCGAACTCGCGCTGCCGATCAAAGGACTCCTGCGCGGGGCGGACGAACTCCTGCAGCCACAAACCTTCCATCCGGCAGCAACGACCACCGAGTTCAAGATCGCCACGACGGACTATATGTTTGTGACCTTGCTCGTTCCGTTGATCGAACGGCTGCAGTCCGATGGACCCGGAATTGCGGTGACTGTCCGTTCGCTCGAATCTCCGGATATTCCAGATCGCCTTGCGCGAGGCGAGTTGGATCTCGCGATTTCGATTCCAGAGTTTTCGGCGCCCCATCTCCAATCAAGGTGGCTTTACACCGATCGCTATGTCGGAGCGATGCGACGCCATCACCCTCTTGCGAGGATCCGGGAGCTGAGTATCGCGGATCTGTGCGGGCATCCGCACACGCTCGTTGCGCCGGCCGGAGGTCGCGTATCGGGTCCGGTCGATGATGCCCTGGCGCGTCTTGGAACGAAGCGCGCAATCCGTGCAAGCGTGCCGAGCTTCCTCGCTTTACCCTATCTGTTGGCCTGCACCGATCTCATCGCCGTTTGCCCCGAACGGCTATCACGAACTTTCGGCGCGGAACTGGTTGTGTTTGAAATTCCGCTCAACATTCCATCGTTCGACGTGATCGCGGTCTGGCATGCGCGCTCCCACAACGATGCGGCGCATCGTTGGCTGCGTCAGGCGTTGGCGGCTTTGTCATCGGAAACGCATAAGCCGACTGAATAA
- the lptM gene encoding LPS translocon maturation chaperone LptM: MPSRRNRRLIAASAAATLLAVALGGCGRKGPLELPPDVQAAREASRAEQEAAAPKAPAGQKPKLSEEGAKPTAGPMEGDVGHRPPEAYPFFLDPLL; the protein is encoded by the coding sequence ATGCCCTCTCGTCGCAACAGACGCCTGATCGCCGCTTCAGCCGCCGCGACGCTGCTCGCCGTGGCCCTCGGCGGCTGCGGGCGGAAAGGCCCGCTCGAATTGCCGCCGGACGTGCAGGCGGCGCGGGAGGCGAGCCGCGCCGAGCAGGAGGCCGCCGCTCCCAAAGCTCCGGCCGGCCAAAAGCCGAAGCTCAGCGAAGAGGGCGCAAAACCCACGGCCGGACCCATGGAGGGCGATGTCGGCCATCGTCCGCCGGAAGCCTATCCCTTCTTCCTCGATCCCCTGCTCTGA
- the fmt gene encoding methionyl-tRNA formyltransferase gives MRVVFMGTPDFSTGLLSEIARRGHEIIAVYTQPPRPAGRGMEPRKSPVHVLADSLGVPVFTPRSLRGAEETAQFAALEADVAVVAAYGLILPRAILDAPRYGCLNLHGSLLPRWRGAAPIQRAIMAGDEASGVGIMKMEEGLDTGPVALETRVPIGPDMTAGELHDALAAAGAELMAEALDKLGHGGLIFVPQSDEGVTYAQKIDKAEARIDWSKAAGELHDHIRGLAPFPGAFFEADLGSGAERVKVLQTRVERGAGPAGTALDDEGLIACGDGALRLLRVQRAGKSPMAFAEFARGRKVARGARLFV, from the coding sequence ATGCGCGTCGTTTTCATGGGCACGCCGGATTTCTCGACCGGCCTCCTCAGCGAGATCGCCCGGCGCGGCCATGAGATCATAGCGGTCTACACCCAGCCTCCCCGCCCCGCGGGGCGGGGCATGGAGCCGCGCAAATCGCCCGTGCATGTGCTGGCCGACAGCCTCGGCGTTCCCGTCTTCACCCCGCGAAGCCTGCGCGGCGCCGAGGAGACCGCTCAATTTGCGGCGCTCGAGGCCGATGTGGCGGTAGTGGCGGCCTATGGCCTCATTCTGCCCCGCGCCATACTCGACGCCCCGCGATACGGCTGCCTCAACCTTCATGGCTCGCTGCTGCCGCGCTGGCGCGGCGCGGCGCCGATCCAGCGCGCGATCATGGCCGGCGACGAGGCGAGCGGCGTCGGGATCATGAAGATGGAGGAAGGGCTCGACACCGGCCCGGTCGCCCTGGAAACCCGCGTCCCCATCGGCCCCGACATGACTGCGGGGGAGTTGCACGACGCCCTCGCCGCCGCCGGCGCGGAGTTGATGGCCGAAGCGCTGGACAAGCTCGGCCATGGCGGACTGATCTTCGTCCCCCAGAGCGACGAAGGCGTCACCTACGCCCAGAAGATCGACAAGGCCGAAGCCCGCATAGACTGGAGCAAAGCCGCTGGAGAGTTGCACGACCACATTCGCGGCCTCGCCCCTTTCCCCGGGGCTTTTTTCGAAGCCGACCTCGGTTCCGGCGCAGAGCGGGTGAAGGTTCTGCAAACCCGCGTGGAACGGGGAGCCGGCCCGGCGGGAACGGCCCTCGACGACGAAGGGCTGATCGCCTGCGGCGACGGCGCCCTGCGGCTCCTGCGGGTGCAGCGCGCCGGCAAGAGCCCGATGGCTTTCGCCGAATTCGCCCGCGGCCGCAAGGTCGCGCGCGGCGCGCGGCTTTTCGTTTAA
- a CDS encoding M48 family metallopeptidase, with protein sequence MFKAYGLYTHIQANRMRSAFLLAGFVALLVALMFSFSLLYEALSEDARLDVIVARAVRDVEQGWPLAFAAAGLWFCIAFLFHQNMIDYATRSAGISRSEAPRLYNLLENLCISRGIPIPQLKIIEDGALNAFAAGIREGHYSVSVTRGLLDHLDDAEVEAVLAHELTHIRNRDTQLMVIATIFAGIFAFAADLTLRNWNFPFGFAPRRDRSREDRDGGGGAALAIIIALAIIALSFGVSVLIRFAISRSREYLADAGSVELTKNPDAMISALRKISAYSVMPDIPSRMQAFFIESPALLPESGWLSTHPSVENRIEALVKFGGGRDLPAPPAPPEVLPSPPEPASFLPPDMRSPLDPPQPGPWG encoded by the coding sequence ATGTTCAAGGCCTATGGACTTTACACGCATATCCAGGCGAACCGGATGCGCTCGGCTTTTCTGCTCGCCGGCTTCGTCGCGCTTCTGGTCGCCCTGATGTTTTCCTTTTCGCTGCTGTATGAGGCGCTTTCGGAAGACGCGCGGCTCGACGTGATCGTGGCGCGCGCGGTTCGCGACGTCGAGCAGGGCTGGCCCTTGGCCTTTGCGGCGGCGGGTCTGTGGTTCTGCATCGCCTTCCTGTTCCACCAGAACATGATCGACTATGCGACGCGCTCGGCCGGGATTTCGCGCTCCGAAGCGCCGCGGCTTTACAATCTCCTCGAGAACCTCTGCATTTCTCGCGGCATCCCGATCCCGCAGCTCAAGATCATCGAGGACGGCGCGCTCAACGCCTTCGCCGCCGGAATCCGCGAGGGCCATTACAGCGTCAGCGTGACGCGCGGCCTGCTGGACCATCTCGACGACGCCGAGGTGGAGGCGGTGCTGGCGCATGAGCTGACCCATATCCGCAACCGCGATACGCAGCTCATGGTGATCGCGACCATCTTCGCCGGCATTTTCGCTTTCGCCGCCGACCTCACCCTGCGCAATTGGAATTTTCCCTTCGGCTTCGCGCCGCGGCGGGACAGATCGCGCGAGGATCGCGACGGCGGCGGCGGGGCTGCTTTGGCCATCATCATCGCGCTCGCGATCATCGCCCTGAGTTTCGGCGTCTCGGTTCTGATCCGCTTCGCCATCTCGCGCTCGCGCGAATATCTCGCCGACGCCGGCTCGGTCGAGCTGACCAAGAATCCCGACGCCATGATTTCCGCGCTGCGCAAGATATCGGCCTATAGCGTGATGCCGGACATCCCGTCGCGCATGCAGGCCTTCTTCATCGAAAGCCCCGCGCTCCTGCCGGAAAGCGGCTGGCTGTCGACCCATCCTTCGGTCGAGAATCGGATCGAGGCGCTGGTGAAATTCGGCGGCGGCCGCGACCTGCCCGCGCCGCCGGCGCCGCCCGAGGTTTTGCCTTCGCCCCCCGAGCCGGCGTCTTTCCTGCCGCCCGACATGCGCAGCCCGCTCGATCCGCCCCAGCCGGGGCCGTGGGGGTAG
- the truA gene encoding tRNA pseudouridine(38-40) synthase TruA, which produces MPRYALTIEYDGGPFVGWQRQANGVSIQQRLEEAVFAINGEFVVVHGAGRTDAGVHALGQVAHIDLKRIWREDRLRDAINAHLRPSPIAVISAQAVGDDFEARFSARARHYRYVIDNRRAPLALQFGRAWHVKRALDAEAMHAAAQTLIGKFDFTTFRASECQAKSPVRTLDRLDVRRSGEVIEILASAQSFLHNQVRSLAGSLEHVGSGKWRVEDLRHALDARDRARCGQVAPPHGLYLVKVDY; this is translated from the coding sequence ATGCCCCGCTACGCCCTGACCATCGAATATGACGGCGGCCCTTTCGTCGGCTGGCAGCGCCAGGCCAATGGCGTTTCGATCCAGCAACGGCTCGAAGAAGCGGTCTTCGCCATCAATGGCGAATTCGTCGTCGTCCATGGCGCCGGCCGAACCGACGCCGGCGTGCATGCGCTGGGTCAGGTCGCGCATATCGACCTTAAGCGAATCTGGCGCGAGGACAGGCTCCGCGACGCCATCAACGCCCATCTGCGGCCCAGCCCCATCGCCGTGATTTCCGCGCAAGCGGTCGGCGACGATTTCGAAGCGCGGTTTTCCGCCCGGGCGCGCCACTACCGCTATGTCATCGACAACCGCCGCGCGCCTCTCGCGCTGCAATTTGGGCGCGCCTGGCACGTCAAGCGCGCGCTCGACGCCGAGGCGATGCACGCGGCGGCGCAGACGCTGATCGGCAAATTCGATTTCACCACTTTCCGCGCCTCGGAATGTCAGGCCAAATCGCCGGTGCGCACGCTGGACCGGCTCGATGTGCGGCGCAGCGGCGAAGTCATCGAAATTCTGGCCAGCGCCCAATCCTTCCTGCACAATCAGGTCCGCTCGCTCGCGGGCTCGCTGGAGCATGTCGGCAGCGGCAAATGGCGCGTGGAAGATCTGCGCCACGCCCTCGACGCGCGCGACCGCGCGCGCTGCGGGCAGGTCGCCCCGCCTCACGGGCTTTATCTGGTAAAGGTCGATTACTGA
- the def gene encoding peptide deformylase produces the protein MALLPILTLPDPRLRQISKAVETLDAEIQRLLDDMLETMYDAPGVGLAAIQIGAPKRIVVIDTAKQEEDRSPLFLINPEIVWASEELSTYNEGCLSVPEYFEDVQRPARVRVRHLDRSGDLLEFDAEGLLATVVQHELDHLEGGLFIDHLSRLKRERVVKKFTKAARLEAAHQARAAGEAAENVDA, from the coding sequence ATGGCCCTACTTCCGATTCTCACGCTTCCCGACCCGCGCCTGCGGCAGATCTCCAAGGCCGTAGAGACGCTCGACGCCGAGATCCAGCGGTTGCTCGACGATATGCTGGAGACCATGTACGACGCTCCCGGCGTCGGTCTCGCAGCCATACAGATCGGCGCGCCGAAGCGGATCGTCGTCATCGACACCGCCAAGCAGGAAGAAGACCGCTCCCCGCTTTTCCTCATCAACCCGGAAATCGTCTGGGCGAGCGAAGAGCTGAGCACCTACAACGAAGGCTGCCTATCGGTTCCCGAATATTTCGAGGACGTCCAGCGGCCGGCGCGGGTGCGCGTGCGCCATCTCGACCGCAGCGGCGACCTTCTGGAATTCGACGCCGAGGGGCTGCTGGCGACGGTGGTTCAGCATGAGCTCGACCATCTCGAAGGCGGTCTTTTCATTGACCATCTCTCGCGCCTCAAACGCGAGCGCGTGGTGAAGAAATTCACCAAGGCCGCAAGGCTCGAAGCCGCCCATCAGGCGCGGGCGGCCGGCGAGGCCGCGGAAAACGTCGACGCCTGA
- the gmk gene encoding guanylate kinase, whose protein sequence is MPSLQTEHRGIVLILSSPSGAGKTTLTRMLLQDRSLDLTLSISVTTRPRRSSEVDGIHYRFIAQRQFEAMRDNNELLEWAEVHGNFYGTPREPVEQILSQGRDALFDIDYQGTQQVREKMSNDAVTVFILPPSMKELRARLERRAEDSREVIERRLENARKEIIRWTQYDYVLVNDDIQATFDDLLAILRAERQKRPRRAKNIEAFVQGLLGER, encoded by the coding sequence ATGCCTTCGCTACAGACCGAACATCGCGGAATAGTGCTCATTCTTTCCTCGCCCTCGGGCGCGGGCAAGACCACGCTGACGCGCATGCTGCTGCAGGATCGCAGCCTCGATCTCACCCTTTCGATCTCGGTGACGACCCGGCCGCGACGATCCAGCGAGGTCGACGGCATTCATTACCGCTTCATCGCCCAGCGCCAGTTCGAGGCCATGCGCGACAACAATGAACTGCTCGAATGGGCCGAGGTGCACGGCAATTTCTACGGCACCCCGCGCGAGCCGGTCGAGCAGATTCTGTCCCAGGGTCGCGACGCCCTCTTCGACATCGACTATCAGGGCACCCAGCAGGTCCGCGAGAAAATGTCCAACGACGCCGTGACCGTGTTCATCCTGCCGCCGTCGATGAAGGAGCTGCGGGCCCGGCTGGAGCGACGGGCCGAGGACTCGCGCGAAGTGATCGAGCGCCGGCTCGAGAACGCGCGCAAGGAAATCATACGCTGGACCCAGTACGACTACGTGCTCGTGAACGACGACATCCAGGCCACTTTCGACGACCTGCTGGCGATTTTGCGGGCGGAGCGCCAGAAGCGTCCGCGGCGGGCCAAAAATATCGAAGCATTTGTGCAGGGGCTTCTCGGCGAGCGATAA
- a CDS encoding YicC/YloC family endoribonuclease yields the protein MKLASMTGFARAHGDRGPWRFAWELKTVNSKGLDLRLRVPPGFDAVEIKARGAIGARLARGACSAGLTAKREDSAGLVRIDKAALGRLLAALDDVPLRANLQPASLDGLLAIRGVVEFVEPEDSEEERAALDAQALACLDEALARLIDSRHAEGEALKAVLHRRLDRIAFLTEEANQLPARRPEAIEARLRQQIAMLLENANAFDPQRLHQEAVLIAVKTDIREELDRLAAHVASARALLASGGPIGRRLDFLAQEFSRETNTLCAKSNDPSLTEIGLELKIEVEQLREQVQNIE from the coding sequence ATGAAACTCGCCAGCATGACCGGCTTCGCCCGCGCCCACGGCGACAGGGGGCCGTGGCGTTTCGCCTGGGAGCTGAAGACGGTCAATTCGAAGGGGCTCGATCTGCGGCTTCGCGTTCCGCCCGGCTTCGACGCCGTGGAGATCAAGGCGCGCGGCGCCATCGGGGCCAGGCTCGCCCGCGGCGCCTGTTCCGCCGGCCTCACGGCCAAACGAGAGGATTCGGCCGGCCTCGTTCGAATCGATAAGGCGGCGCTGGGCCGCCTGCTCGCTGCGCTGGACGACGTTCCCTTGCGGGCCAATCTGCAGCCCGCCTCCCTCGACGGCCTGCTCGCGATCCGGGGAGTCGTCGAATTCGTGGAGCCGGAAGACAGCGAAGAAGAGCGCGCCGCCCTCGACGCCCAAGCGCTCGCCTGTCTCGACGAAGCCCTGGCGCGGCTGATCGACTCCCGCCACGCCGAGGGCGAAGCCCTGAAAGCGGTTCTCCATCGGCGGCTCGACCGAATCGCCTTTCTGACGGAAGAGGCCAACCAACTGCCGGCCCGGCGACCCGAGGCCATAGAGGCGCGGTTGCGGCAGCAGATCGCCATGCTGCTCGAGAACGCCAACGCCTTCGATCCCCAGCGGCTGCATCAGGAAGCGGTGCTGATCGCGGTGAAGACCGATATTCGGGAAGAGCTGGACCGGCTCGCCGCCCATGTCGCGAGCGCCCGCGCGCTGCTCGCGAGCGGCGGCCCGATCGGGCGGCGGCTGGACTTCCTGGCTCAGGAGTTTTCCCGCGAGACCAACACTCTCTGCGCCAAATCCAACGATCCGTCGCTCACGGAGATCGGGCTCGAACTCAAGATCGAGGTCGAGCAATTGCGTGAACAAGTGCAAAATATCGAATAG
- a CDS encoding LemA family protein: MFLIFLVVVAAIGLWLVSAYNGLVSLRQRYGQAYSDIDVQLKQRHDLVPNLVETVKGYAAHEKTVLEEVTKARNLAVSAQGPAAQSAAEAALGGALSRLIAVAEAYPDLKANANFQQLQSELSDLENKIAASRRFFNNAAAEYNAACQGFPGVLIAQRFDFKPVEFFNLEEGERKAVQEAPKVQF, from the coding sequence ATGTTTTTGATTTTTCTCGTTGTCGTCGCCGCTATCGGGCTTTGGCTGGTTTCCGCCTACAACGGCCTCGTGTCCTTGCGCCAGCGCTACGGCCAGGCCTATTCCGACATCGACGTCCAGCTCAAGCAGCGCCACGACCTCGTTCCCAATCTGGTCGAAACGGTCAAGGGCTACGCCGCCCACGAAAAAACCGTGCTGGAGGAAGTGACAAAAGCGCGCAATCTCGCGGTCTCGGCCCAGGGGCCCGCCGCGCAATCTGCCGCGGAGGCCGCGCTCGGCGGAGCCTTGTCCCGCCTGATCGCGGTGGCGGAAGCCTATCCCGACCTCAAGGCCAACGCCAATTTCCAGCAATTGCAGAGCGAGCTTTCCGACCTCGAGAACAAGATCGCCGCCTCGCGGCGCTTCTTCAACAACGCCGCGGCCGAATATAACGCCGCCTGCCAGGGCTTCCCGGGGGTGCTGATCGCCCAGCGTTTCGACTTCAAGCCGGTCGAATTCTTCAATCTCGAAGAAGGCGAGCGCAAAGCGGTCCAGGAAGCGCCCAAGGTCCAGTTCTAG